The Anaeromyxobacter sp. Fw109-5 genomic interval CGAAGCACCTCGAGCCCCTGAACCAATGGAATCCTGTTGCTCCTTCTCGTGTGCTCGTTCAGGGGCGATGTCTACGGAGATCGCTTGATCACCTACGGCTGCGCGGGCGGAGTCGACAGCGTCAGGGCCATCTCCCGGGATCCCCCGGAGAAGACGCGGCCAGCAGGCTGCGTGTCCTGGGGACGGTGAGGCGCGCGCGTCGGTGGAAGCGCGCGCTAACCTGGCTGCGCCTCGGAAAGCTCAAGGATCTCGTCGGCGGGAAGGCCTGACGGTCCGTCCTGGGCGAGCCGTGGCCGTGGCAACGGAGGGAGACTAGAATGGGATCGATGCGGGCGCTCAAGGCACACGTGAGGGGCGGACGGCTCGTCCTCGACGAGCCCACCGACCTGCCGGAGGGCGAGGACGTCGAGCTCGTGCCTCTCGACGACGTGCTTGCGAGCGGCGGAGACTACCTCGACGACGATGAGCGCCGTCGGCTGCACGAGTCGATAGAGCGCGGGGTCGAGGACGTGCGCGCCGGGCGCACCGTCGACGCCGAGCAGGTGATCGCGAAGCTGCGCGCGAGGAACGCCGGCCGGTGAAGGTCGAGCTCTCGGCCGAGGCCCAGGCACAGATCGACCGGATCGACGCGTGGTGGCGGGAGAACCGTCCGGCTGCGCCGAACCTCTTCGCGGAGGAGCTCGAGGCGGCGCTCCGCACGCTTGCCGAGACGCAGGCGGTGGCGATGCGCTACGCGCCGAAGCCAGGCGTGCGTCGCCTGCTTCTCAGGCGCACACATCACCATCTGTACGTCATCGAGGAGGCGGCGAGGGTGTACGTCATCGCCGTCTGGAGCGCCTACCGCGGCCGGGGCCCGCGCCTGTAGCCCGCGGCGCAGCGCTTCGCCGAGCGTGCTACGCTCCGCGCGCCGTGGAGCTCGCGGCCGGCGCCAGCCACTTCCCTCTCTTGCGGGCGAGCTTCACGAGGACCTACGTCTTCGCCACCCACTCGAAGAACAGCTCCGCGACCGCCGCGATGTCCTTGTCCGCGCGGCCGCTCTGCGCGGCGTCCGCGAAGACCCGGCGCACCGTGTCGTTCACCGGGGTCTTCGCGCCGAGGTCGGCCGCGGCCTCCTGGGCGAGGCGCTGGTCCT includes:
- a CDS encoding type II toxin-antitoxin system RelE/ParE family toxin, producing the protein MKVELSAEAQAQIDRIDAWWRENRPAAPNLFAEELEAALRTLAETQAVAMRYAPKPGVRRLLLRRTHHHLYVIEEAARVYVIAVWSAYRGRGPRL